The DNA segment GACGCCTGAGAATACCGATGCGAAGTATCCTAAACCGGGGGGCATTGCCAGCGGAGATAACCCTAAATATGGAAGTACACTTGGGTATTTCGATGCTTCTTATCTGAAGGTACGGACCATATCACTGGGATATGACTTCAAAACGCTCCTTAAAAATTCGAATGTTAAGCTGCGGATGTATGTTACCGTACAAAATCCATTTGTGATGTTCTCTCCATACCACCGGGAATCAGGAATGGATCCCGAAACCAACTCTTATGGGAATGAAAATGCGGCAGTGCCATTATCGGATGCACAAAGACGCATTTTAACAATTGGTACCAATACACCTTCAACCCGCAATTACATTGCCGGAGTTAATTTAACATTTTAGAATCAATCGATATGAAACCTATACAAATAAAAACGATGATAGGGCTGGGGCTGATGATGGTATTTTCAGCAGGATGCTCAAAAATTTTAGATGAAGAGCCACGCAGTATTTTTACGCCTGACTATTTTAAAACCGAAGCTGGTGTTAAAGGTGGATTAACGGCAATGTACGGCCACCTGCGTAATATATACGGACAAGCTTATTATTATAACTCTTGTATCACCGGGACCGATGAGGCGACATGGGGCAAGGATGCAGATGGTAATTTTAAGGATATGGACTGTTCCGGCGTGGGTTCTATCCAGTCGACAAGTTTCCCGAGCAGTATTTTATGGGGGGAAGCTTTTCCTAACATCAACACTGCGAGTGGGGTGATTGAGAATGCCAGTGCAGTAGGCATTTCTAATACCTTAGTTGCCGAAGCGAGGTTCTTCAGGGCATTTGATTATTTTTTGCTGGTGCAAACATTCGGTGGGGTGCCACTCGATCTAGGTTCCGGTGAACTTAAATTTAACATCAATCCGGTAAGAACATCTGTGCGGAATACGGTAACTGAAGTCTATACCAAAGCGATATTCCCAGACCTGCTGAAAGCAGTAACGGATTTGCCGGTAACTGCACGTGTTACCGGAGGTGTAACGCAAACACTTGCAAGGTTATTTTTGGCGAAGGCTTACCTTACTTATGGCTGGTGGCTTCAAAACCCAAACAATATCCCTACTTATCCTGCAAGTGACAGAAAAGATCCTGACGGACATGATGCGGGCTGGTATTTTCAACAGGCTTATGATGTGGCAGCCACGGCTATCGACAATCCCGGATCCTTTGGACTGGTGGATACCTATTATGACGTGAACTGGGCAGGTAATGACCGTAACAAAGAGCTGTTATTATATGCAGATCATACCGAGAGCAGCGAAAAATTTAATGGAGGAAGTTTAACCTTTGGCTCAGGTGGTGCCCCTGATAACTTTTCAAGCTGGATGCTGACCTGGAATTACCCCAATATCAGAAGTTCAGGAATCAGCTCTGTACAGCGGGAAGCAGCACAGGCCCTTGGACGTCCATGGAACCGTATGGCGCCGACAATTGAGGTCATTAAGAATACTTTTGCCGACAAAACTAACGATTCGCGTTATGACGGAACTTTCACGACGGTTTACCGTGGCAACTGGCCTAAGGGCTACAACCCGGCTTCAAGTGCTCCGGCTTCTCTGGTCAATGCCAATGGCATGTCGGTGGTACCGGGAGATGCCATTTTAACTTTTCTGAATGAGGACAATGCATCCGTGACCTACCCGGCCGGCGCAGGAATCAGTAACGTGGGTGCCGGTATTTTACCGGGAAGAGCAGATTACGTAATCGCGCCAGGTGGGATCAGCAGAATCGTATATCCGGGACTTTGGAAGCTTGGGCCATACCGCACAGATAACGGTACCGGACTGGGACAACCAAATGCCGCAAGTACCCGTCCTTTCCCCGTTGCCAAATTTTCTGAACTCTATTTTGTTGCTGCCGAGGCAGCGGTAAAAGGAGCAGTACCTAAAGCTGGTAAAAGTGCCCGTGAGTTGATCAATGTGATTCGTGGCAGGGCCGGAAAATGGCGTTGGGACAACAATGGGAATAAAGCTAAGGCAGAAGATAACAGTGCGGCCTTAATTGCAGCAACGCCGGCAACAATTGACATTAATTATATCCTGGCAGAGCGTTCTCGTGAATATTATGCGGAAGGTTACCGCAGGTTTGATTTGATACGGACGCAAAAATGGGCCGAATTGTCTGCTACCTATACAATTTGTGGAACGGCTATAGGTGACCATACTCCGGTAACTATAACGCGTACCATTACCCCAAATCTTTATTTACGGCCAATCCCGCAAGGACAGATTGATGGAATGCAAATGTCTGCTGCAGAGAAACAAGCGTATCAGAATCCGGGATATGCAAATTAATTTCTATATACAAAATGGTCTTTACAGCGATGGGCTTATCCGGTTAAACGGATATCCCATCTCTAATATGGACCCAGTGAAACTGATCTTTTTATTTAAAGAATAATGCAATCGATTGTATTGGGTTAAACCCCAATCAAATGCAATTAACAACTTCTAAAATTTAATATATGTATTTATTAGGCCTGGATATTGGCACCTCTTCCATTAAAGTTTCGGTAGTGGATACGCATACTCAAAAGCGGGTATTGTCGGTGCAATACCCTGATGAGGAAACAGAAATTAAGTCTGTTAAGCCCGGCTGGGCAGAGCAATCACCTGTAGACTGGTGGCAAAATGTGGTACATGCAATTCTAAAATTAAGTGCATCAGGAAGTTTTCATCCTAAAGATGTGACCGCTATAGGAATAGCGTACCAGATGCATGGACTGGTATTGGTTGATAAAGATCAGAATGTACTGCGGGACAGCATCATTTGGTGTGATAGCAGAGCGGTAGAA comes from the Pedobacter sp. FW305-3-2-15-E-R2A2 genome and includes:
- a CDS encoding RagB/SusD family nutrient uptake outer membrane protein translates to MKPIQIKTMIGLGLMMVFSAGCSKILDEEPRSIFTPDYFKTEAGVKGGLTAMYGHLRNIYGQAYYYNSCITGTDEATWGKDADGNFKDMDCSGVGSIQSTSFPSSILWGEAFPNINTASGVIENASAVGISNTLVAEARFFRAFDYFLLVQTFGGVPLDLGSGELKFNINPVRTSVRNTVTEVYTKAIFPDLLKAVTDLPVTARVTGGVTQTLARLFLAKAYLTYGWWLQNPNNIPTYPASDRKDPDGHDAGWYFQQAYDVAATAIDNPGSFGLVDTYYDVNWAGNDRNKELLLYADHTESSEKFNGGSLTFGSGGAPDNFSSWMLTWNYPNIRSSGISSVQREAAQALGRPWNRMAPTIEVIKNTFADKTNDSRYDGTFTTVYRGNWPKGYNPASSAPASLVNANGMSVVPGDAILTFLNEDNASVTYPAGAGISNVGAGILPGRADYVIAPGGISRIVYPGLWKLGPYRTDNGTGLGQPNAASTRPFPVAKFSELYFVAAEAAVKGAVPKAGKSARELINVIRGRAGKWRWDNNGNKAKAEDNSAALIAATPATIDINYILAERSREYYAEGYRRFDLIRTQKWAELSATYTICGTAIGDHTPVTITRTITPNLYLRPIPQGQIDGMQMSAAEKQAYQNPGYAN